Below is a genomic region from Methylobacterium sp. FF17.
CGGCCAGCCGACCTTGCGCGGCGCGAAGGTCATCGTGCCCGCCGACCCGTCCTCAGCGGCCTTTCCCCTCGTCGCGGCCCTGATCGTCCCGGGCTCGGAGGTGGTCCTGGAGGGGGTGATGATGAACCCCCTGCGGATCGGGCTGATCACCACCCTCGTCGAGATGGGCGCCGACATCGAAGCGCTTCGGGAGCGGGAGGAGGGCGGCGAGACCGTGGCGGACCTGCGGGTGCGAGCGAGCCGCCTGAAGGGTGTCGACGTGCCGCCGGAGCGGGCGCCGTCCATGATCGACGAATACCCCGTCCTGGCCGTCGCTGCGGCCTTCGCCGAGGGTACCACGCGGATGCGAGGCCTTCACGAATTGCGGGTGAAGGAATCCGATCGCCTGGCGGCGGTGGCCGATGGCCTCAGCGCCAACGGCGTCGCCTATCTCGTGGACGGCGACGACCTCGTCGTTCACGGCACCGGGGAGCCGGCACGCGGCGGCGGCACCGTGGCCACCCATCTCGACCACCGTATCGCCATGGCCTTCCTCGTCATGGGGCTGGCGACGCCGGAACCGGTCACGGTGGATGACGGCGCGATGATCGCCACGAGCTTCCCGAGCTTCCTGCCGACGATGCAGGCCCTCGGCGGCCGGATCGAGGGTTGAGCGCCATGCCGATGGTGATCGCAATCGACGGGCCGGCCGCCTCCGGCAAGGGCACACTGGCCAAGCGTCTGGCGGCGCATTACGGCCTGCCCCACCTGGACACCGGCCTGCTCTACCGGGCCGTGGCCCTGACCGTGATCGACGCGGGCCACAACCTCGACGACCATCAGGCGGCCGCGCGCGCCGCCGCGACCCTGATCGCCGACCGACTCGCAGATCCCCGCCTGCGCGAGCGCGCCATGGGGGAGGCGGCCTCGCGCATCTCGGCCGTGCCGGCCGTCCGCTCGGCACTTCTCGCTTGGCAGCAGCGCTTCGCCGGGGATTCCAGCGGAGCGGTGCTGGACGGGCGCGACATCGGCACGGTGGTCTGCCCCAACGCGCAGGTGAAGCTGTTCATCACCGCGGCGCCCGAGGAGCGGGCCCGGCGCCG
It encodes:
- the cmk gene encoding (d)CMP kinase yields the protein MPMVIAIDGPAASGKGTLAKRLAAHYGLPHLDTGLLYRAVALTVIDAGHNLDDHQAAARAAATLIADRLADPRLRERAMGEAASRISAVPAVRSALLAWQQRFAGDSSGAVLDGRDIGTVVCPNAQVKLFITAAPEERARRRHLELLRRGESATLGAILDDIVARDARDAQRSTAPLKAAADAVILDTTDLDAEEAFAAARAVVDRARPH